One genomic segment of Rubripirellula amarantea includes these proteins:
- a CDS encoding ABC transporter permease → MSFLDTIRIALRALLKNKMRAVLTIIGVVIGIAAVTTIVSIGQGASQLVSGEFEALGTNVILVFPGQTRRGGVTQSGAPTLTAADSDAISRDCPAVLASSPIVGTGGQIIYGNENWNPKEMQGVGEDFLTVRNWELEAGGFFSKDDIEANGKVCVIGQTLIPKLFRTVNPLDETVRVNNVPFRVIGILKKKGANMVGDDQDDVVLMPHTTVRKRINGSPLDTVHAIMVSARSTDQMGKATKQIQALMYERHEVGPTDEADFSVQDTTEIAATLGIITGTLTLMLSAIAGISLLVGGVGIMNIMLVSVTERTREIGIRMAIGARGKDILRQFLIESVVLSCIGGAIGLALGTATSMAATVLINAYKPGTDWPMVVSIPAAFVAMGFAAAVGVFFGYYPARRASKLDPIDALRYE, encoded by the coding sequence ATGTCGTTTCTAGATACCATTCGAATTGCGCTGCGTGCGTTGCTGAAGAACAAGATGCGGGCAGTACTCACGATCATTGGAGTGGTGATTGGTATCGCTGCGGTAACGACAATCGTTTCCATCGGCCAAGGCGCCAGCCAACTTGTCAGCGGCGAGTTCGAGGCCCTCGGAACCAACGTCATCCTGGTCTTTCCGGGACAAACTCGGCGAGGCGGTGTGACTCAATCGGGCGCTCCCACCCTGACCGCAGCCGACTCCGATGCGATCAGCCGAGATTGTCCTGCGGTATTGGCATCGTCGCCCATCGTTGGAACTGGTGGTCAAATCATCTACGGCAACGAGAACTGGAACCCCAAGGAAATGCAGGGTGTGGGTGAAGATTTTTTGACGGTCCGGAACTGGGAACTCGAAGCGGGCGGCTTTTTTTCGAAGGACGATATTGAAGCGAACGGCAAGGTGTGTGTGATTGGACAGACGCTGATTCCGAAGCTCTTTCGCACTGTCAATCCGCTCGACGAAACCGTTCGCGTCAATAACGTTCCTTTTCGCGTGATCGGAATTCTAAAGAAGAAGGGTGCCAATATGGTGGGCGATGATCAAGACGACGTCGTCCTTATGCCTCACACTACCGTGCGCAAACGCATCAATGGCTCGCCGCTCGATACCGTTCACGCGATCATGGTATCGGCGCGAAGCACCGATCAAATGGGAAAGGCCACTAAACAAATTCAGGCTCTGATGTACGAACGTCACGAGGTGGGGCCGACCGATGAAGCCGACTTTAGCGTCCAAGACACGACCGAGATCGCTGCAACGCTGGGCATCATCACAGGCACGTTGACACTGATGCTTTCAGCCATCGCGGGTATCTCGTTGCTCGTCGGCGGCGTGGGTATCATGAACATCATGCTTGTCAGCGTCACCGAGCGAACGCGAGAAATTGGCATTCGAATGGCGATCGGGGCAAGAGGAAAAGACATCCTTCGCCAGTTCCTAATTGAATCCGTAGTGCTCTCGTGCATCGGTGGTGCGATTGGCCTGGCACTTGGCACAGCGACCTCCATGGCAGCTACTGTTTTGATCAATGCCTACAAGCCAGGAACCGACTGGCCGATGGTGGTTTCGATTCCTGCCGCCTTTGTGGCCATGGGATTCGCAGCGGCAGTGGGCGTGTTCTTTGGCTACTATCCTGCTCGGCGGGCAAGCAAGCTGGACCCGATCGACGCGCTAAGGTATGAGTAG
- a CDS encoding ABC transporter ATP-binding protein, which yields MALIELNDVRRVYDLGEVKVHALRSVTRNIELGEYIALIGASGSGKSTLMNTLGCLDRPTHGSYLLDGEEVVTMDRDQRAKIRNKQLGFVFQSFNLLNRTSALENVELPLMYGKKVPSRERRARAMEMLGKVGLADRYHHHPSQLSGGQQQRVAIARALVNRPSILMGDEPTGNLDSKTSREVIELFRELNEEQQITVILVTHDQNVAKNAKRTIVLRDGEVVEDTDDFALAKAALEYDPISDHPLTP from the coding sequence ATGGCATTGATCGAACTGAACGATGTGCGGCGAGTGTACGACCTGGGTGAAGTGAAGGTCCACGCGCTGCGCAGCGTCACTCGGAACATCGAGCTTGGCGAATACATTGCCCTGATCGGAGCATCGGGCAGCGGCAAGTCAACGTTGATGAACACGCTTGGCTGCCTCGATCGTCCAACGCATGGCAGCTATCTGCTCGACGGTGAAGAAGTGGTCACGATGGATCGTGATCAGCGAGCCAAGATCCGCAACAAGCAACTTGGATTTGTCTTCCAAAGCTTTAACCTACTCAACCGCACTTCGGCTCTCGAAAACGTCGAACTCCCGCTGATGTATGGCAAGAAAGTTCCATCGCGAGAACGACGTGCAAGGGCAATGGAAATGCTGGGGAAGGTTGGACTAGCCGATCGCTATCACCATCACCCCAGCCAGCTATCCGGTGGACAACAGCAACGTGTCGCTATTGCGCGAGCTTTGGTGAACCGTCCCTCCATTTTGATGGGTGATGAGCCGACGGGGAATCTTGATTCGAAAACCAGTCGCGAGGTCATTGAACTGTTTCGCGAGTTGAACGAAGAACAACAAATTACTGTCATCCTGGTAACTCATGATCAAAACGTTGCCAAGAATGCGAAGCGAACCATCGTGCTTCGCGACGGGGAAGTCGTCGAGGACACCGACGATTTTGCGTTGGCGAAGGCTGCCCTCGAGTACGATCCGATTTCGGACCATCCGCTCACACCCTGA
- a CDS encoding TolC family protein has protein sequence MASTIPLFRSTIAIPSRRVLVSLVMAMGSCVPAYFQVNSHADEPCQPILPEQRCLDIRSPAALRQYPVLATPRPETVNDLRSATPTRYLTLNDAINITLANSEVVRVLSNVTASTSGRTVYDAAITNTTIDNERAAFDPTLAINNTWNQTETPTGQLTDPFDPLSPVYIDGTTNEGYGLDFGLSKRNLIGGTSSLSILSNSTQLTPSNVLLNPSDRTATELRYTQPLLQGAGKAFNQAPIVLARIDTERSYFQYKSAVQQSVQGVIGAYWSLVFAKTDLWAREQQVEQAEFAVRRAESRVQIGDANRGDLAQTQVALENFRAVLLESQANVLQRQAALLNMLGLPPFEAERMVPVTPMLDQLIEVDWEAINALAQQERPDIIELKLILEADQQRLQIANNLARPQLDGVALYRWNGLEGTTPAGNRIRSGSGDFEDWTLGVNFSVPIGLRAGRASLRQRQLIITRDQANLEQGLHQMQHLLALRLRNLEQYFAQYERYQAVRQAARTNLEQQLAQYNQGIVQFIVVLQAIVDWGNAVSSEAQALAQYNTELANLELETGTILSTHNVVFFEERFRSIGPLGRLAQPECYPRAQPPSANVARYEGGDQPSEDYFDLEDPVTKLSSADSGLLNADEVDLDENVEFEKIEDDQNGEMSDEEIDQALQDRQTSNRLIDFLKRPFVRR, from the coding sequence ATGGCCTCTACTATCCCTCTATTCCGATCGACAATTGCAATCCCATCGCGAAGGGTCTTAGTCAGCTTGGTCATGGCGATGGGTTCATGCGTCCCAGCTTACTTCCAGGTCAACTCTCACGCCGATGAGCCTTGCCAACCGATCCTGCCCGAGCAACGCTGTCTTGATATTCGCAGCCCCGCGGCACTGCGCCAGTACCCTGTTCTCGCGACGCCGCGACCTGAGACGGTCAACGACCTTCGATCTGCAACTCCGACCCGCTACCTGACTCTGAACGACGCGATCAACATCACGCTTGCCAATTCAGAGGTTGTGAGAGTCCTTTCCAACGTCACGGCAAGCACGAGCGGACGCACGGTATACGACGCTGCTATCACCAATACAACCATCGACAACGAACGAGCCGCCTTTGATCCGACTCTGGCGATCAACAACACCTGGAATCAAACCGAGACTCCGACCGGGCAGCTTACCGATCCGTTTGACCCGCTATCGCCCGTCTATATCGACGGCACTACCAATGAAGGATACGGGCTCGACTTTGGGCTTTCCAAACGTAATCTGATCGGCGGCACGTCAAGTCTAAGCATCCTTAGCAACTCCACGCAACTCACGCCGTCCAACGTTTTGCTCAATCCGTCTGATCGTACGGCAACCGAACTTCGCTACACACAACCGTTGCTGCAGGGAGCCGGGAAGGCATTCAACCAAGCGCCGATCGTACTGGCAAGAATTGACACTGAACGATCGTACTTTCAATACAAAAGCGCTGTGCAACAATCGGTACAGGGCGTCATCGGTGCGTATTGGTCGTTGGTGTTTGCCAAGACCGACTTGTGGGCCCGTGAACAACAGGTCGAACAGGCCGAGTTTGCAGTCCGCAGAGCCGAGAGTCGTGTACAAATTGGCGATGCCAACCGAGGCGACCTCGCTCAAACGCAAGTAGCGCTCGAAAACTTCCGAGCGGTGTTGCTGGAATCGCAGGCAAACGTTCTGCAACGCCAAGCGGCTTTGCTGAACATGCTCGGACTACCGCCTTTCGAAGCTGAGCGGATGGTTCCTGTGACACCCATGCTCGACCAACTCATAGAAGTCGATTGGGAAGCCATCAATGCGCTGGCCCAGCAAGAGCGCCCCGACATCATCGAGCTAAAGCTCATCCTCGAAGCGGACCAACAACGACTACAGATTGCCAATAACCTAGCGCGTCCCCAACTCGACGGCGTTGCCTTGTATCGCTGGAACGGATTGGAAGGCACCACTCCAGCGGGCAATCGTATCCGTAGCGGGTCGGGAGACTTCGAAGACTGGACTTTGGGCGTTAACTTCTCGGTGCCGATCGGGCTGAGAGCCGGCAGAGCTTCGCTGCGTCAACGGCAGCTCATCATCACTCGCGATCAAGCCAACTTAGAACAAGGATTGCATCAAATGCAGCACTTGCTCGCTTTGCGCCTACGCAACCTTGAACAGTATTTTGCTCAATACGAACGGTACCAAGCAGTTCGCCAAGCTGCTCGCACAAACCTCGAACAACAACTTGCCCAATACAATCAAGGCATTGTGCAATTTATCGTTGTCTTGCAAGCGATCGTCGACTGGGGAAACGCCGTTAGTTCCGAAGCTCAAGCGCTCGCCCAGTACAACACTGAACTCGCCAATCTGGAATTGGAAACCGGCACCATTCTTTCGACTCACAATGTGGTCTTTTTCGAAGAGCGATTTCGTTCGATCGGACCGTTGGGCAGACTTGCCCAACCGGAATGTTATCCGCGGGCACAGCCCCCATCGGCAAACGTGGCGCGGTATGAAGGCGGAGATCAACCGTCGGAAGACTACTTTGATCTCGAAGATCCGGTCACCAAGCTATCATCAGCTGACTCAGGACTCTTAAACGCCGATGAGGTGGATCTTGATGAGAACGTAGAGTTCGAGAAGATCGAAGATGATCAGAACGGAGAAATGTCGGACGAGGAAATCGACCAGGCGCTACAAGATCGCCAGACGAGCAATCGACTGATCGACTTTCTAAAACGCCCGTTTGTGCGTCGATAG
- a CDS encoding redoxin family protein, with the protein MMMRFSIAVMLTLCTALTIATAEDEQVPVRQGPRMLNGSTRGIGKLMPNAKLVDLAGKSHSLSDLTSRHQAVVIAMTSTSCPLSKRYLSTLRQLVKQSNDDVAWLLVNPVATDERAAMQAAASSFRSPIIYAHDPEGSFASAVGAVTTTDTIVLDASRTVVYHGAIDDQYGFGYSIDSPRHRYLADALTAVETGQAVSVKATDAPGCVLTQNHAPRASTQITYHNRVSRIMQQRCQNCHRDGGVAPFALTTFAEVEAHSAMIEQVVRRGIMPPWFASDSASDTDQLSPWSNDCSLEEGEKRDLLEWLDGSLTEGDPNDAPQPLIFTSEWEIGEPDAVFQFAEPQVIKATGVMPYQNVVIDTHLDEDKWVQAIEVRPGDRSVVHHVIVFANRSGGSSDERDGFWGVYVPGNSSLIYPEGFAKRLPKNAKLHFQMHYTLNGTATTDQTSIGVIYAKAPPRHEVRVAGIINEHIAIPPGASNHAEVATLRVPGDARVMGFLPHMHLRGKAARYELIRDGSSTTILDIPRYDFNWQLLYRYRDPIAVSLGDKIRFTSWYDNSNNNPANPDSSKTVYWGQQTYDEMQVGYVEYYVPGEKPKLQNAKATAPASSIRPASSMQNKALFRRLDLNRDGVITKQEVRQALPDDPHAAGPVFDRIDVDQNGEVTRPELSKLNQ; encoded by the coding sequence ATGATGATGCGTTTCTCGATTGCCGTGATGCTGACTCTTTGCACGGCTCTAACAATCGCGACTGCGGAAGACGAACAGGTGCCTGTACGTCAGGGGCCGCGGATGCTTAACGGAAGTACACGTGGCATCGGAAAACTGATGCCCAATGCAAAGCTAGTCGACCTGGCTGGTAAATCGCATTCGCTTAGCGATCTTACGAGTCGCCACCAGGCAGTCGTGATTGCGATGACTAGCACGAGTTGTCCGCTAAGCAAACGGTATCTTTCAACCCTTCGACAACTAGTCAAACAATCCAATGACGACGTGGCTTGGTTGCTCGTCAATCCGGTCGCGACTGATGAACGGGCCGCTATGCAGGCTGCGGCAAGTTCTTTTCGTTCTCCCATCATCTACGCTCACGATCCGGAGGGAAGTTTCGCGTCAGCCGTCGGAGCGGTAACGACCACCGACACCATCGTCCTGGACGCTTCGCGTACTGTGGTCTACCACGGCGCGATCGATGATCAATATGGCTTTGGCTATTCCATTGATTCGCCTCGCCATCGCTATCTGGCTGATGCGTTGACTGCTGTCGAAACTGGGCAAGCGGTTTCAGTCAAAGCAACGGACGCTCCCGGATGCGTCTTGACCCAGAATCACGCTCCGCGAGCGTCTACGCAGATTACCTATCACAATCGCGTCTCGCGGATCATGCAACAACGTTGCCAGAACTGTCATCGCGACGGCGGTGTCGCTCCTTTTGCGTTGACGACTTTTGCCGAGGTGGAAGCTCACTCCGCCATGATCGAACAAGTGGTTCGTCGCGGTATCATGCCGCCTTGGTTCGCATCCGACTCTGCATCGGATACCGATCAATTGTCGCCATGGTCAAATGATTGCTCGCTCGAAGAAGGCGAAAAGCGTGATTTGCTGGAATGGCTTGATGGCTCGCTAACAGAGGGCGATCCTAACGATGCTCCTCAACCGCTGATTTTTACGAGCGAATGGGAAATCGGTGAACCGGACGCCGTGTTCCAGTTTGCGGAACCCCAGGTGATCAAGGCGACCGGCGTAATGCCATACCAGAATGTTGTGATTGATACCCATCTCGATGAGGACAAATGGGTTCAGGCAATCGAAGTTCGACCTGGTGATCGTAGCGTCGTGCACCATGTGATTGTGTTTGCCAACCGATCCGGCGGTTCGTCCGACGAACGAGATGGCTTTTGGGGCGTTTACGTGCCGGGCAACAGCTCGCTGATCTACCCCGAGGGATTTGCAAAGCGATTACCCAAGAATGCAAAGCTTCATTTCCAAATGCACTACACGCTTAACGGTACGGCTACCACGGATCAAACAAGCATCGGCGTGATTTATGCGAAGGCCCCACCCCGGCATGAAGTTCGAGTCGCCGGAATCATTAACGAGCACATAGCGATTCCCCCGGGCGCATCGAACCATGCCGAAGTCGCCACCCTTCGCGTTCCCGGCGATGCGCGGGTGATGGGTTTTTTGCCGCACATGCATTTGCGAGGCAAAGCGGCTCGCTACGAACTCATTCGCGATGGATCTTCGACGACTATACTTGACATCCCTCGCTATGACTTCAATTGGCAATTGCTTTATCGATACCGAGACCCCATTGCCGTTAGTCTCGGCGACAAAATTCGTTTCACGTCTTGGTACGACAACAGCAACAACAATCCCGCCAACCCAGATTCAAGTAAGACCGTCTACTGGGGCCAGCAGACCTATGACGAAATGCAAGTTGGATACGTTGAATACTACGTTCCCGGTGAAAAGCCCAAGCTACAGAACGCCAAGGCTACGGCACCAGCAAGCTCGATTCGTCCAGCAAGCTCGATGCAGAACAAAGCTCTCTTTCGTCGTCTTGATTTGAATCGCGATGGTGTGATCACCAAGCAAGAAGTTCGTCAAGCACTGCCCGATGACCCCCATGCCGCCGGCCCGGTTTTCGATCGAATCGACGTGGACCAAAACGGTGAAGTGACCCGACCAGAACTTTCAAAACTGAATCAATAA
- a CDS encoding ABC transporter permease has product MIPLKYNLRSLRVRWATTLLTCVAIGVVVFASVLTFGMIDGIENALTSSGDSEDLIIMRQGSNDEMSSTVDPNVARELVNLPGIAASQDGQPLASREFVTILIKPRRGGDGTANVIVRGLDTIGRSLRPKFKIVEGRDIQPGVNEVITSRNIADRFETLALGESFEINKVAFKVVGLFEADGSSAESEVWTDLRDLTSAQRYDGAISVVNMRVPDAETRREIVERVRNDEQFKLKVVSEQDYFEDQKSSSVAIKVVAYLIAGFLTVGAMFAAANTMYSAVASRGREIGTLRAVGFPRRAVLTSFLMESLVLCLIGGALGCLATIPFNGITGGTQNLATFSEITFSFRFGPRVLAQGMGLAVAMGLIGGILPAVRAIRLEITDALRQR; this is encoded by the coding sequence ATGATACCGCTAAAATATAATCTTCGATCGTTGCGTGTCCGCTGGGCTACGACGTTGCTGACTTGCGTAGCGATTGGCGTCGTCGTGTTTGCCTCGGTATTGACGTTTGGAATGATCGACGGCATCGAAAACGCCCTCACTTCGTCGGGCGATAGCGAAGATTTGATCATCATGCGTCAGGGCTCTAACGATGAGATGTCTAGCACGGTGGATCCGAACGTTGCACGCGAGCTTGTGAACCTACCGGGTATCGCGGCATCGCAGGATGGTCAACCGCTTGCGTCGCGTGAGTTCGTCACGATCTTAATCAAGCCGCGGCGAGGGGGAGACGGTACCGCAAATGTGATCGTGCGGGGTTTAGATACCATTGGTCGTTCGTTGCGGCCGAAGTTTAAGATCGTCGAAGGCCGTGATATCCAGCCCGGCGTCAATGAAGTCATCACCAGCCGAAACATTGCGGATCGTTTTGAGACTTTGGCCTTAGGTGAGTCATTCGAGATTAACAAGGTCGCGTTCAAAGTCGTGGGACTTTTTGAGGCGGACGGAAGTTCTGCGGAATCCGAAGTGTGGACGGACTTGCGAGATTTGACCTCGGCTCAACGTTACGACGGAGCGATCTCTGTGGTTAACATGCGGGTGCCTGATGCCGAGACACGACGCGAGATTGTCGAACGGGTTCGCAATGACGAGCAGTTCAAATTGAAAGTCGTTTCCGAGCAGGATTACTTCGAGGATCAAAAGTCGTCGTCGGTCGCAATCAAAGTGGTTGCCTACTTGATTGCTGGATTCCTAACGGTGGGAGCGATGTTTGCGGCGGCCAACACGATGTATTCAGCGGTTGCGAGTCGCGGCAGAGAAATCGGCACGTTGCGAGCAGTCGGGTTTCCACGTCGCGCCGTTCTGACATCGTTCCTAATGGAATCGCTCGTCCTATGCTTGATCGGGGGCGCACTTGGATGCTTAGCCACGATTCCCTTTAACGGAATCACCGGAGGCACTCAGAACCTAGCCACGTTTAGCGAGATCACCTTCTCATTCCGCTTCGGCCCTCGCGTTCTAGCACAAGGCATGGGACTCGCGGTCGCGATGGGATTGATCGGCGGAATTCTGCCCGCTGTGAGGGCAATTCGTCTTGAGATCACGGACGCCCTACGGCAACGTTAG
- a CDS encoding ABC transporter permease: MKLLVYIWRNVTRNKLRSSLTILSVGFSLALMTILYGYLTMQSLVEAEADKYDRVVVLNKLGFASPLPIAHVTRIQSLDSVVTAMPFAWFGGNYENKQATFAQFAVDPDVAFDIYEEYEISDEHLQAFKSNRQAAVCNEQLAEDMGWKLGDRIPLQGMIFQIDLDLTLVGTYKTSGNFSAIWFDWEYADEEMKKKFYGYPMGAGSIYVKCADRDDVEGVCQEIDEMFANSENSTKTRTEAAFARMFADMLGDVQTYIRYISLAVVFALALVAATAMAMSMRERTTEVAVLKAIGFSKQRVLALVLGESTLIAAIGGLLGIAGGLGALHMLSQVPVAAALFPIAVSDLIGVWLVGLAAVAGAIGFVSGVVPAILAANLSVIDGLRRVV, translated from the coding sequence ATGAAACTGCTGGTCTATATCTGGCGTAACGTGACACGCAACAAGCTGCGATCGAGTTTGACGATTTTGTCGGTCGGATTTTCGTTGGCTCTGATGACGATTTTGTATGGGTACCTGACCATGCAGTCGCTAGTCGAAGCCGAGGCAGATAAGTATGACCGCGTGGTGGTGTTGAACAAACTTGGGTTTGCGTCACCGCTTCCCATCGCTCATGTGACTCGCATCCAATCGCTCGATTCCGTGGTCACGGCAATGCCGTTTGCTTGGTTTGGTGGAAACTACGAGAACAAGCAGGCGACGTTTGCACAGTTCGCGGTCGATCCCGATGTTGCGTTTGACATCTATGAGGAATACGAAATATCCGACGAGCATCTGCAGGCGTTCAAGAGCAATCGCCAAGCCGCAGTCTGCAATGAGCAATTGGCGGAAGACATGGGCTGGAAGTTGGGCGATCGTATTCCGCTGCAAGGAATGATCTTTCAGATCGACTTGGATCTTACGTTAGTCGGTACTTACAAGACGTCAGGAAATTTCAGTGCGATTTGGTTCGACTGGGAATACGCCGACGAAGAAATGAAAAAGAAGTTCTATGGCTATCCCATGGGGGCCGGCTCAATTTACGTCAAATGTGCTGACCGAGATGACGTTGAAGGAGTGTGTCAAGAGATTGACGAGATGTTCGCGAACTCGGAAAACTCAACCAAGACGCGTACAGAAGCTGCTTTCGCCCGTATGTTCGCTGACATGCTTGGCGACGTACAAACTTACATCCGGTACATATCGTTGGCGGTGGTGTTCGCGCTTGCTCTGGTGGCTGCCACCGCAATGGCAATGTCGATGCGGGAACGAACCACCGAAGTCGCGGTTTTGAAGGCCATTGGGTTTTCCAAGCAGCGAGTGCTCGCGTTAGTGCTAGGTGAATCGACGCTTATCGCGGCAATCGGTGGCCTTTTGGGAATTGCCGGGGGTTTGGGCGCACTGCACATGCTGTCTCAGGTGCCCGTTGCTGCTGCTCTTTTTCCTATTGCGGTTTCAGACCTGATAGGCGTTTGGCTTGTCGGACTAGCTGCCGTTGCTGGGGCGATTGGCTTTGTCAGCGGTGTGGTTCCCGCGATATTGGCAGCCAACTTATCTGTGATCGATGGCCTCCGCCGAGTCGTGTAA
- a CDS encoding ABC transporter ATP-binding protein, with protein sequence MKSPALSTDPVVLVQDVCKEYRRNDNVLTVLHNMNLQLAAGDYLALMGPSGSGKSTLLNLIAGLDQPTSGHIYVCGEDLATASQSKLAKWRSRHVGFIFQMYNLIPVLTAYENVELPLTLTPLNRKQRKAQVQTALEIVGLADRMDHYPTQLSGGQEQRVSIARAIATDPTLIVADEPTGDLDAKSGTEILELMGRLNEEFGKTIVMVTHDPRAAGFAKRTMHLEDGRLVGDTDNPGAVSAVQEHNA encoded by the coding sequence ATGAAGTCTCCCGCTCTTAGCACCGATCCCGTCGTTCTTGTTCAAGACGTTTGCAAGGAATACCGACGCAACGACAACGTTCTGACTGTTTTGCACAACATGAACTTACAGCTCGCCGCTGGGGACTACTTGGCTTTGATGGGACCATCGGGAAGTGGCAAGTCGACGCTCTTGAATTTGATTGCTGGTCTGGATCAACCGACCTCTGGCCACATCTATGTTTGTGGGGAAGACTTGGCGACCGCATCGCAATCGAAGCTTGCCAAGTGGCGATCTCGGCACGTGGGCTTCATCTTTCAGATGTACAACTTGATCCCCGTGCTGACCGCGTACGAAAACGTGGAACTACCGCTGACGCTCACGCCTCTGAATCGCAAGCAACGGAAAGCTCAGGTGCAGACCGCTCTTGAGATTGTCGGTTTGGCGGACCGAATGGATCACTATCCAACTCAGCTTTCGGGTGGTCAGGAACAACGGGTTTCCATTGCTCGCGCTATCGCAACGGATCCGACGCTGATTGTCGCCGATGAGCCGACCGGCGACTTGGATGCTAAGTCTGGGACTGAGATTTTGGAGTTGATGGGGCGACTGAATGAGGAATTTGGCAAAACCATCGTGATGGTTACCCACGACCCTCGGGCCGCTGGATTTGCGAAACGAACGATGCACTTGGAAGATGGCCGATTGGTGGGTGATACCGATAACCCGGGTGCGGTCAGCGCGGTTCAGGAGCACAACGCATGA
- a CDS encoding efflux RND transporter periplasmic adaptor subunit, translating to MTMSTTADGSFHVVGHASSHPVVTDGPKSEKARTSVDASGSGRDALASLRIDRDPPRRRRRWPWLMLLLLVMAVGLGWGVASNRIPSGQLLQESSWVPDIMQNRVDVRLTELEIQKGRSAEAVVVATGYLRSHRQAGIGARTPGRIDVISFEEGDKVSRGDVLAELDHKDLDASLAAAAASVAKAEAAVAEQEILILQADTDRERALKLRKGRGISESEYDQARFSHLSAVARLKSLRADVDLMKAQMRQSEQLLENMFIRAPFDGTVISKDAEEGESILPGGTGGNSGRGSVATIADLDHLEIECDVQEGFISRVNEGQEVDISVDAVPDKKYHGVVDKILPMGDRARATIKVRVKISDADDLLFPEMSGTVYFLPDNQISQVSEEPRMFCDEDCVTRDIDGDSQVWTVDENKRAQPVSVEIGETRDGRTEIISGVSGRPRLIDDPSELSPGMPVRIVE from the coding sequence ATGACCATGTCCACAACCGCCGATGGCTCTTTCCACGTTGTCGGTCACGCGTCGAGCCATCCAGTCGTGACCGACGGGCCGAAGTCCGAGAAGGCGAGGACGTCCGTGGACGCCAGCGGCAGTGGTCGTGATGCACTCGCTTCTCTTCGGATCGATCGCGATCCACCGCGTCGTCGTCGTCGCTGGCCTTGGTTGATGTTACTGCTGTTGGTGATGGCTGTTGGATTGGGTTGGGGCGTTGCCTCGAATCGAATTCCGTCGGGTCAATTGCTTCAGGAGTCGAGTTGGGTTCCTGACATCATGCAAAATCGAGTCGACGTACGTTTGACGGAGCTTGAGATTCAAAAAGGACGGTCAGCGGAGGCCGTTGTTGTTGCGACGGGATATCTGCGATCACATCGGCAAGCGGGGATCGGCGCACGTACTCCCGGACGTATCGACGTCATCAGTTTTGAAGAGGGGGATAAGGTGTCGCGTGGCGACGTTCTCGCCGAACTTGATCACAAAGATCTCGACGCTTCGCTCGCCGCAGCCGCAGCATCAGTCGCGAAGGCAGAGGCCGCGGTTGCCGAGCAAGAGATTCTTATACTGCAAGCGGACACTGACCGAGAACGAGCGCTCAAGCTACGAAAAGGACGCGGGATTTCCGAATCGGAATACGACCAAGCCCGATTTTCGCACCTGTCAGCGGTTGCGCGGCTAAAGTCATTGCGAGCCGACGTGGACTTGATGAAGGCTCAGATGAGACAGAGCGAACAATTGCTTGAGAACATGTTCATTCGAGCGCCGTTTGACGGAACGGTTATTTCAAAGGATGCGGAAGAAGGCGAGTCGATCTTGCCCGGTGGTACCGGCGGAAACTCGGGGCGTGGCAGCGTGGCAACGATTGCTGACCTGGATCATCTTGAAATTGAATGCGACGTGCAGGAAGGTTTCATCTCTCGTGTTAACGAAGGTCAAGAAGTTGACATCTCAGTCGACGCGGTTCCCGATAAGAAGTACCACGGAGTTGTGGATAAGATATTGCCGATGGGCGACCGCGCCCGCGCGACGATCAAGGTGCGCGTGAAAATCAGTGATGCGGACGATTTACTGTTCCCCGAAATGTCAGGAACGGTGTACTTCCTTCCGGATAATCAAATATCGCAGGTCAGCGAAGAGCCGCGAATGTTCTGTGATGAAGACTGTGTCACACGGGATATCGACGGTGACTCTCAAGTATGGACGGTCGATGAAAACAAACGTGCTCAGCCGGTCAGTGTAGAGATTGGCGAGACTAGGGATGGCAGAACAGAAATAATTAGCGGCGTTAGTGGGCGTCCTCGATTGATCGATGATCCATCAGAACTTAGTCCTGGAATGCCGGTACGAATTGTCGAATAG